DNA from Gadus chalcogrammus isolate NIFS_2021 chromosome 11, NIFS_Gcha_1.0, whole genome shotgun sequence:
tgtgtgtctgttcacctgtgtgtctcttacttgtgtgtctgttcacCTGTGTGTCTCTTACCTGTTTGTCTGTTCGCCTGTGTGTCTCTTACCTGTGTGTCtcttacctgtgtgtctgttcacctgtgtgtctcttacctgtgtgtctgttcaccTGTATGTCTCTTACCTGTGTGTCCGTTCACCTGTGTGTCtcttacctgtgtgtctgttcacctgtgtgtctgttcaccTGTGTGTCTCTTACCTGTGCGTGTACTCACCTGTGTGTCCAGCAACAGGCCAACACGGTGCAGGCCTTGACGGAGGGAACGGAAGAGGTTGTTCTGATCGTGAGGAAGAATGTTGAAGAGGTCCAAAAGAGAGCTGGAAAACTGGCCGACCTCGACGAGAGGGCTGAGGCATTGAAGAAGTCGGTGAGCATCACGACATTGTTGGTTAATAAAGTTTTGAGGCATCGTTGCAGAGTGCAGGGCTTGTAGAAACTTGGAAGAGCTCCAAAAGGATTCCAAGGGACTGGAGAGGATGTTACCCCCTTTTCTGCCCGCCTAGCGTCAGAAGGGTGCAGAACCAGTGCAGAACCTGGGGCCCCGACACTCACCACCCCCCCGGTGTGCCCGGGCCTCCAGCTCTCCCCAGGCTACTGGGCGGTCCCAGCggtacccccccccatccctggaGGACCCCTCAGctgacccccctcctctctctctcctagtccAAGCAATTCGAGAAGACGAGCATAAGGCTGAAGCGCTCCTATGACGAGGAGAACAGCTGCTGCAACCAGAAGAAGCGTAAGCTGGTCGTGGTCATCGTGGTGGGCGTCctcgtcatcatcctcatcatcgtccTGCTGGCCACAGGGGTCATCCCCatgggctcctcctcctccacgcctcCCCCAATGCCCACCGCCCCCAAACCATGAACATGCACACCCTCACATCTGTAGCGGCACCAGAGAGTTATGCTTGCGGGAGGTATGGGGGGGCTAGATCGTTTATAGCAGGTGCTAATAAAAAATGTTAACGCaacaacaaataacaaatacaacTGCATGTGTTATGGTGCGAATCGACCAATCAAATCACACAACAAGCAGCAACGGTCATCATCACTTACGCAAATGAAAaacatgatttcataatccaaTTTGGTTTCATATAAGTCAGTCCGATGACTTCATgtatgtcttgtttttaatatTATTGTGGCGATCAGGGCTGTGGTCGCCAAGCGCCACAAAGGATCCTGGGAGGGGCGGCGGTACCGCCACGAGGCGGTAGTAGGCGATGtgatgcgcgtgtgtgtgtgtgtgtgtgtgtgtgtgtgtgtgtgtgtgtgtgtgtgtgtgtgtgtgtgtgtgtgtgtgtgtgtgtgtgtgtgtgtgtgtgtgtgtgtgtgtgtgtgtggcgtattTACATAAATGCAactctcggggtcgtgcggaGTGTGGCGACCCGGCCCCAGGAATGTCTCTCTTACTTAGCAAACACGACACTCCAAGACCCGTTCAAAGCCCGGTGGGGCGTTTATTCATTAATAACGGTATATAACCTGCGGGGTCGGTACCCAACGCAGGAAAAACAAGTGACTCTGTGAGCCACACTGGCGTCCAGGGAATTGTCTCTCCGGCCGGGCCGGTCTCGACCCTGGCAAGTGAGGTCACTCCCGTCGAGTGATGCCGTCCCGGCGGGTGCGGGTCCTCTCGTGGCCGCTGGGGAAGTCCGTTATATCCAGGAGTCTGCTTCGCCGCATCGGGTCCTGGAGGTACTCTGCTCCGCTCGGTCTCCCGGTTCCCCTCTCTTGGAAAACAAACAGCCTTTTAAAGGGTACCTGATCTTCCTCACCCTCTGTCACAGGTGTTCTCCTTTTCGTTGATTGGAGTTACGCAATGGATGCTCTCTGGCGCCGCCTGGTGGATATCGGCGAAcacgccctccaccacctctccctcgGGCCGCCTGGCCTGAGGGTttggggccgggttgccacaggaGTTTGGGCCATGAGAGTTTCAACCTCCTATAACTGGGGCATCCGTCTGGTCATTCCCGTGCTGCTTGCCCctttattattaaaaacatttttcccATAAATATCTTTCTTAACCAAACGACATTTGGTTTTTGGAGGGGGGACttatatgaaggtattattgtagcaaaagtctttagcacctgtaactgcagaatttgaatgcgtacactaaagtcacagtaaatttgaagtcgtatatatttattttgcatgtgtgctctaaagtcacaaatgtgtaacagtaggcttacatttgaagtcgtaaaaaaaaattttttttattttttataccattgtaaacacaaaatagggtctacgagtacgcaaatctgtgttacaggtgcacaaatccttttgctacaattattgcagcgcagttggtgcaaaacacattcgcacacccgtgtttcataatctgagaacatgcccgaAAAgatgtgcattcgtaaacccaaatttgaactgatgcatcagaagttgcacatctgtgaaaaatttcctcacaaataaaatgataaagaacgctatgttaattcagcattttaatgagcgagcacaaatcc
Protein-coding regions in this window:
- the LOC130391550 gene encoding synaptobrevin-like isoform X1 — translated: MDTDPQQANTVQALTEGTEEVVLIVRKNVEEVQKRAGKLADLDERAEALKKSSKQFEKTSIRLKRSYDEENSCCNQKKRKLVVVIVVGVLVIILIIVLLATGVIPMGSSSSTPPPMPTAPKP
- the LOC130391550 gene encoding synaptobrevin-1-like isoform X2, translating into MDTDPANTVQALTEGTEEVVLIVRKNVEEVQKRAGKLADLDERAEALKKSSKQFEKTSIRLKRSYDEENSCCNQKKRKLVVVIVVGVLVIILIIVLLATGVIPMGSSSSTPPPMPTAPKP